In Sinorhizobium fredii, one DNA window encodes the following:
- a CDS encoding ABC transporter permease subunit yields MATRLPQPRSAAALTFLASWALPLGLLVIWEIASRSGLLSMRLLPAPSAVAAAFLESVRNGTLLTNAAISTERALKGLIIGGGIGFALGILAGISRLVEVVFDTSMQMLRNVPHLAIIPLVILWFGIGEEAKIFLVAIGTAFPLYLNTFHGIRTIDVRLIEMARVYGLGRLALFWRVILPGALPSILVGLRFSLGIMWLTLIVAETISSTSGIGYMTMNAREFLQTDVVVLGVIVYALLGKVADTITRLIEARALAWHPAYRMNPTGEATS; encoded by the coding sequence ATGGCAACCCGTTTACCCCAACCCAGAAGCGCGGCGGCACTTACGTTCCTGGCTTCCTGGGCGCTGCCGCTGGGTCTTCTGGTCATATGGGAGATCGCCTCGCGCAGCGGACTATTGTCGATGCGTCTCCTGCCGGCGCCGAGCGCTGTCGCCGCGGCCTTTTTGGAAAGCGTGCGCAACGGCACGCTCCTGACGAATGCTGCGATCTCGACGGAACGGGCTTTGAAGGGCCTCATTATCGGTGGCGGGATAGGTTTTGCCCTCGGCATCCTGGCCGGAATTTCACGGCTTGTCGAAGTCGTGTTCGACACCTCGATGCAGATGCTCCGCAACGTACCGCATCTTGCCATCATCCCGCTCGTCATCCTGTGGTTCGGAATAGGCGAGGAGGCGAAAATCTTTCTCGTGGCCATCGGAACCGCCTTTCCGCTCTATCTGAATACATTCCACGGAATTCGCACGATCGACGTCCGCTTGATCGAGATGGCACGCGTTTACGGGCTCGGCCGCCTGGCCCTGTTCTGGCGGGTGATCCTTCCGGGCGCTTTGCCGTCAATCCTGGTCGGTCTGCGATTTTCGCTCGGCATTATGTGGTTGACCCTCATCGTCGCCGAGACGATCTCGTCGACCTCGGGTATCGGCTACATGACCATGAACGCGCGGGAATTTCTGCAGACCGATGTCGTCGTGCTCGGCGTCATCGTCTATGCGCTGCTCGGCAAGGTTGCCGATACCATCACCCGCCTGATTGAGGCACGCGCGCTCGCCTGGCATCCCGCCTATCGAATGAACCCAACCGGGGAAGCGACATCATGA
- a CDS encoding FAD/NAD(P)-binding protein, whose amino-acid sequence MRKIELLPVVAVVGGGFSGAAVALHLARSERPEARVVVFEPRARLGAGLAYDTAEPTNRINVPAGKMSLYPDEPESFLTYLERTDALAGDPDPMTTDGVAYPRRSVFGDYVASELAPLLSSGAIEHRRAQVLGIRRSAGHWTISASDGQELVADIVVIAVSHPAPALPKALLPVLSHAKLVADPTKAGAFEVIAPADRVLIVGNGLTSADVVAALDQRGHHGPIISISRRGLRSRGHPAVAQDPYGDFVSEPITRASELLRRIRQALHAARQQGLDWHPVLDAVRAQGQQIWRALPVVERRRIARLARPYWDAHRFRIAPQVEEVLDRAVESGRLNILAASIASAAIEGQEIVVDLKERGQGAWRRIAVDVIVVTTGPAHGDILRSQPFLSALEVSGALTLCETGLGIACDLQARAVGTSGLADPSLLIAGPLARGTFGELMGLPQVTEHAAFVAREVKALLGRLRHQRQPKRLGGDRIKRAFAYSPEGEG is encoded by the coding sequence ATGCGGAAAATTGAGCTTTTGCCAGTCGTGGCTGTCGTCGGAGGCGGCTTCAGCGGTGCCGCCGTCGCACTGCATCTGGCACGCAGTGAGCGGCCAGAGGCGCGCGTGGTCGTGTTTGAGCCGCGCGCCAGGCTGGGTGCCGGCCTCGCCTATGACACGGCTGAACCGACAAATCGTATCAATGTGCCCGCCGGCAAAATGAGCCTCTATCCGGACGAGCCGGAGAGTTTCCTCACTTATCTGGAACGGACAGATGCGCTCGCCGGGGACCCAGATCCCATGACCACGGACGGCGTCGCCTATCCGCGCCGATCCGTGTTCGGTGATTATGTTGCGAGCGAGCTTGCGCCTCTTCTCTCGAGCGGGGCGATCGAGCACCGACGCGCCCAGGTGCTCGGCATCAGACGCTCGGCGGGCCATTGGACGATCTCCGCCAGCGATGGTCAGGAGTTGGTGGCTGATATCGTGGTGATCGCGGTCAGTCATCCGGCGCCTGCTTTGCCGAAAGCTTTATTGCCCGTGCTGTCGCATGCGAAGCTGGTGGCCGATCCGACGAAAGCCGGCGCGTTCGAGGTCATCGCGCCAGCGGATCGGGTTCTCATCGTCGGCAACGGTCTTACGTCGGCCGATGTCGTCGCCGCGCTCGATCAGCGGGGCCATCACGGTCCTATCATTTCCATCTCGCGGCGGGGCTTGCGGTCCCGAGGCCATCCCGCCGTCGCGCAGGATCCTTATGGCGACTTCGTCTCCGAACCGATCACCCGCGCCTCCGAACTTCTTCGTCGCATCCGCCAGGCGCTTCACGCGGCCCGGCAACAGGGGCTCGACTGGCATCCCGTCCTCGATGCCGTCAGAGCGCAAGGCCAGCAGATCTGGCGGGCTCTTCCTGTTGTCGAACGTCGGCGCATTGCCCGCCTTGCGCGACCCTATTGGGACGCTCACCGCTTCCGCATAGCGCCGCAGGTCGAGGAGGTGCTTGATCGCGCGGTGGAAAGCGGCAGGCTGAACATTCTCGCCGCCTCCATCGCATCTGCGGCGATCGAAGGGCAGGAGATCGTGGTTGACCTCAAGGAGAGGGGGCAGGGCGCATGGCGCCGGATTGCCGTGGACGTCATCGTCGTGACCACCGGTCCCGCTCACGGAGACATCCTTAGATCCCAGCCCTTCCTCTCAGCGCTGGAAGTGTCGGGCGCACTGACGCTATGCGAAACCGGGCTCGGCATTGCTTGCGATCTCCAGGCCCGAGCCGTCGGCACCAGCGGCCTTGCGGATCCAAGCCTGCTCATAGCGGGGCCGCTCGCTCGCGGCACCTTTGGCGAACTGATGGGGCTACCGCAGGTGACCGAGCATGCGGCTTTCGTTGCCCGCGAAGTGAAAGCGCTCTTGGGTCGTCTCCGCCATCAACGGCAGCCAAAGCGTCTCGGCGGCGATCGGATAAAACGGGCATTCGCTTACTCCCCTGAGGGTGAGGGATAA
- a CDS encoding sulfate ABC transporter substrate-binding protein, which produces MLSNKIAGILKLSLVLGSVQLGAAGLAQADTTLLNVSYDPTRELYKDFNAAFAEKWKTDTGETVTIQTSHGGSGKQARSVIDGLEADVVTLALEADIDAIAKATGKIPADWKTRLENNSAPYTSTIVFLVRKGNPKGIKDWGDLTKEGIQVITPNPKTSGGARWNFLAAWAWARAANNGDDAKAQEYVTQLFKHVPVLDTGARGATTTFVQRGLGDVLLAWENEAYLSLEELGPDNFEIVTPSISIKAEPPVALVDGNVDAKGTRKVAEAYLNYLYSDAGQKLAAKHYYRPFKPELADPKDTARFADVKLVTIDEFGGWKEAQPKFFADGGVFDQIYKPGQ; this is translated from the coding sequence ATGCTTTCGAATAAAATTGCCGGAATTCTGAAACTGTCGCTCGTGCTCGGTAGCGTGCAGCTTGGTGCTGCTGGTCTCGCTCAGGCAGACACCACACTTCTGAACGTGTCCTATGATCCGACGCGGGAACTCTACAAGGATTTCAACGCCGCCTTCGCGGAAAAATGGAAGACCGATACGGGCGAAACCGTAACAATCCAGACCTCGCATGGCGGCTCGGGCAAGCAGGCCCGCTCGGTGATCGACGGCCTCGAGGCCGATGTGGTGACGCTGGCGCTCGAAGCCGATATCGACGCGATCGCCAAGGCGACCGGCAAGATCCCGGCCGACTGGAAGACCCGCCTCGAAAACAACAGCGCGCCCTATACATCGACGATCGTCTTCCTGGTCCGCAAGGGCAATCCGAAGGGCATCAAGGATTGGGGCGACCTGACCAAGGAAGGCATCCAGGTCATCACCCCGAATCCGAAGACCTCGGGCGGCGCCCGCTGGAACTTTCTCGCGGCCTGGGCCTGGGCGCGCGCCGCCAACAACGGTGACGATGCCAAGGCGCAGGAATATGTGACGCAGCTCTTCAAGCACGTCCCGGTTCTCGATACCGGGGCGCGCGGCGCAACCACCACCTTCGTACAGCGTGGCCTCGGCGACGTGCTGCTGGCCTGGGAGAACGAGGCCTATCTTTCGCTCGAGGAACTCGGCCCCGACAATTTCGAGATTGTCACGCCGTCGATCTCGATCAAGGCGGAGCCGCCGGTGGCCCTCGTCGACGGCAATGTCGACGCGAAGGGCACCCGCAAGGTGGCGGAAGCCTACCTCAACTATCTCTACAGCGATGCCGGCCAGAAGCTCGCCGCCAAGCACTATTACCGGCCGTTCAAGCCGGAGCTTGCCGACCCGAAGGACACCGCCCGCTTCGCCGACGTGAAACTCGTCACTATTGACGAATTCGGCGGTTGGAAGGAAGCTCAGCCGAAATTCTTCGCCGATGGCGGGGTCTTCGACCAGATCTACAAGCCGGGACAATAA
- a CDS encoding sulfonate ABC transporter substrate-binding protein, which produces MNAAIRYLAKIALAGGIALGLATVADAQDKIVRIGFQKYGTLILLKTKGLLEEKLEPQGYTVEWTEFPAGPQLLEALNVGSVDFGTTGEAPPIFAQAAGAPLVYVGYEPPAPEAEAIIVPKDGPLKGVADLKGKKVALNKGSNVHYLLVKALEKAGLSYSDIEVSFLPPADARAAFEKGAVDAWVIWEPFLAAAEAATGARQLANGTGVVDNHEFYLASRNFINAHPGVVDTIVASLGEVDTWINANRSDVAEQFSPALGLPKEVLEVAVERRQYGVKPITPEVVAAQQKIADVFHELGLIPSAIKIADAVQK; this is translated from the coding sequence ATGAACGCAGCTATACGGTACCTTGCAAAGATTGCCCTCGCCGGGGGTATCGCTCTTGGCCTCGCCACGGTTGCCGATGCGCAGGACAAGATCGTCAGGATAGGGTTCCAGAAGTACGGCACGCTCATTCTGCTGAAGACAAAGGGGTTGCTCGAGGAAAAGCTGGAGCCGCAGGGCTATACGGTCGAGTGGACGGAATTTCCCGCCGGACCGCAACTCCTCGAGGCGCTCAACGTAGGTTCCGTCGATTTCGGTACGACGGGTGAAGCGCCTCCCATCTTTGCGCAGGCGGCCGGGGCCCCGCTCGTCTATGTCGGCTATGAGCCGCCGGCCCCGGAAGCGGAAGCAATCATCGTCCCGAAGGATGGCCCGCTCAAAGGGGTTGCCGACCTCAAGGGCAAGAAGGTCGCGCTGAACAAGGGCTCGAACGTCCACTATCTCTTGGTCAAGGCGCTCGAGAAGGCAGGGCTCTCCTATTCCGACATAGAAGTTTCATTCCTGCCGCCAGCGGATGCGCGCGCCGCCTTCGAAAAGGGCGCCGTCGACGCCTGGGTGATTTGGGAGCCGTTCCTCGCAGCCGCCGAAGCCGCTACAGGCGCGAGACAGCTCGCGAATGGCACCGGCGTGGTGGACAACCACGAGTTCTATCTCGCTTCGCGGAACTTCATCAATGCGCATCCCGGGGTGGTCGATACCATTGTCGCGTCGCTTGGCGAGGTGGACACCTGGATCAATGCCAACCGCAGCGACGTTGCCGAGCAGTTCTCCCCGGCACTCGGTCTTCCGAAGGAGGTGCTCGAAGTCGCCGTCGAGCGGCGGCAATACGGCGTAAAGCCGATCACGCCGGAGGTGGTCGCCGCGCAGCAGAAGATCGCCGACGTGTTTCATGAGCTCGGTCTGATCCCGTCGGCGATCAAGATCGCCGACGCAGTCCAGAAGTGA
- a CDS encoding sulfate ABC transporter substrate-binding protein — translation MRTDRLAGLVRRALVVGALQIGLIGSALADTTILNVSFDSTRKLYKELNAAFAEKWEAETGETVTIDMSHGGSGKQARLVIDGLEADVVTLALEADIDAIAQATGKIPADWKKRLENNSAPYTSTIVFLVRKGNPKGIKDWGDLTKGGVQIITPNPKTSGGARWNFLAAWAWARAANNGDEAKAQEYVAQLFKRVLVLDTGAWGAMTTFVQRGFGDVLLAWENEAHLALEELGPDNFEIVTPSISIKAEPPVALIDGNVDRKGTRTVAEAYLKFLYSDAGQKIVAEHYYRPFKPELANPDDVARFADLNLVTIDEFGGWKEAQAKFFSTGGIFDQIYKPGR, via the coding sequence ATGAGAACGGATAGGCTTGCCGGGCTCGTGAGACGAGCTCTTGTGGTCGGAGCTCTGCAGATTGGCTTAATCGGCTCCGCTCTCGCCGACACGACAATCTTAAACGTGTCCTTCGATTCGACGCGTAAGCTCTACAAGGAACTCAATGCCGCCTTCGCCGAGAAATGGGAGGCGGAGACCGGCGAGACGGTGACCATCGATATGTCACACGGCGGTTCCGGTAAGCAAGCGCGGTTGGTAATCGACGGCCTCGAAGCCGATGTGGTGACGCTGGCGCTCGAAGCCGATATCGACGCCATTGCTCAGGCGACCGGAAAGATCCCGGCCGATTGGAAGAAGCGGCTCGAAAACAACAGCGCCCCCTATACCTCGACAATCGTCTTTCTGGTCCGCAAGGGCAATCCGAAAGGCATCAAGGATTGGGGTGACCTGACCAAGGGCGGCGTTCAGATCATCACGCCGAATCCGAAGACCTCGGGCGGCGCCCGCTGGAACTTCCTCGCGGCTTGGGCCTGGGCACGCGCTGCCAACAACGGTGACGAGGCCAAGGCGCAGGAGTATGTGGCGCAGCTCTTCAAGCGTGTTCTCGTTCTCGATACCGGCGCGTGGGGAGCGATGACCACCTTCGTCCAGCGCGGTTTTGGCGACGTGCTGCTCGCCTGGGAGAACGAAGCCCATCTCGCGCTCGAGGAACTCGGCCCAGACAATTTCGAGATCGTCACGCCTTCGATCTCCATCAAGGCCGAACCGCCGGTGGCGCTTATCGATGGCAATGTCGACAGAAAGGGCACGCGGACAGTGGCGGAAGCCTACCTAAAGTTTCTCTACAGCGACGCTGGGCAGAAGATCGTTGCCGAACATTACTACCGCCCGTTCAAGCCAGAACTTGCCAATCCCGATGACGTTGCCCGCTTCGCCGATCTCAACCTGGTGACGATTGACGAATTCGGCGGTTGGAAGGAAGCTCAGGCGAAATTCTTCAGCACTGGCGGAATCTTCGACCAGATCTACAAGCCGGGTCGATAG
- a CDS encoding flavin reductase family protein — protein MSVQPSVRAFDVEATTSHPANHHVDAEGLKRALRALGGGVSIITAGEGETRTGATVTSATALSIDPPRMIVTLNRSASTLPVVQRYGHFCVNVVGHDHETLANQFAGLGGLKGAERYHGAEWIRLESGAPVLENAAAAIDCEVEELIERHSHAIVLGRVVGIRFGNRGSLVYRDGRYFALGG, from the coding sequence ATGTCCGTCCAACCTTCTGTGCGCGCATTCGATGTCGAGGCCACCACCAGCCACCCCGCCAACCACCACGTCGATGCCGAGGGCCTGAAGCGTGCTTTGCGCGCCCTTGGCGGTGGAGTCAGCATCATAACGGCCGGGGAGGGCGAGACTCGGACTGGAGCGACGGTCACGTCGGCGACCGCCCTTTCGATCGATCCGCCGCGCATGATCGTCACCCTCAACCGTTCTGCCTCAACATTGCCGGTCGTCCAGCGATATGGCCATTTCTGCGTCAATGTGGTGGGACACGACCACGAAACACTTGCCAACCAGTTCGCCGGTCTCGGTGGGCTGAAGGGGGCGGAACGTTACCACGGCGCTGAATGGATCCGCCTCGAGAGCGGAGCGCCGGTTCTGGAGAATGCGGCGGCGGCCATCGATTGCGAAGTCGAGGAGCTCATCGAACGACACAGCCATGCCATCGTGCTTGGCCGCGTGGTCGGTATTCGCTTCGGCAATCGTGGTTCACTGGTTTACCGCGATGGGCGGTATTTCGCGCTTGGTGGATAG
- a CDS encoding sulfate/molybdate ABC transporter ATP-binding protein — translation MEVRVQNLRKEFGRFPALVDVSLDIHSGELIALLGPSGSGKTTLLRLIAGLESPTEGMILFGTEDASKKTVQERNIGFVFQHYALFRHMTVLDNIAFGLKVRPSKKRPPADEIRRRAIDLIELVQLAGLEKRYPAQLSGGQRQRVALARAMAVEPSVLLLDEPFGALDAQVRKELRRWLREIHDRTGYTTVFVTHDQEEALELADRVVVMSKGVIEQVGTSDEIYDHPVSPFVYGFIGQSNCLNVTLASGEIWFEARPIGLRAANEPDGAATLYFRPHDVELIDGSSGCLAGRVTASRRVAGTRHLELEIGKERSSVEIELSPERASSADRTRIAFRPTKWKLFRGE, via the coding sequence ATGGAAGTCCGCGTCCAGAACCTGCGCAAGGAATTCGGTCGCTTTCCGGCGCTCGTGGATGTGAGCCTCGATATCCACTCAGGCGAGCTGATCGCGCTGCTCGGCCCCTCGGGGTCAGGCAAGACGACACTGCTCCGGCTGATTGCCGGGCTTGAAAGCCCGACCGAAGGCATGATCCTTTTCGGCACCGAGGATGCATCGAAGAAGACGGTGCAGGAGAGAAACATCGGCTTCGTCTTCCAGCACTACGCTCTCTTCCGACACATGACCGTGCTTGACAACATTGCATTCGGTTTGAAGGTGCGGCCCAGCAAGAAGCGTCCGCCGGCCGACGAGATCCGCCGCCGGGCGATCGACCTCATAGAGCTGGTGCAACTCGCGGGGCTCGAAAAACGCTATCCGGCCCAGCTCTCCGGCGGCCAACGTCAGCGAGTGGCTCTCGCCCGTGCCATGGCGGTCGAACCGAGCGTGCTGCTGCTCGACGAACCCTTCGGCGCGCTCGACGCGCAGGTCCGCAAGGAACTCCGTCGCTGGCTGCGGGAAATTCACGACCGCACCGGCTACACGACGGTCTTCGTTACCCACGATCAGGAAGAAGCGCTCGAGCTTGCCGACCGCGTCGTCGTGATGAGCAAGGGCGTGATCGAGCAGGTGGGCACGTCGGACGAGATCTACGACCACCCGGTCTCGCCCTTTGTCTACGGCTTCATCGGCCAATCGAACTGCCTGAACGTCACTTTGGCGAGCGGCGAGATCTGGTTCGAGGCCAGGCCGATCGGCCTGCGTGCCGCGAACGAGCCGGACGGCGCGGCAACCCTCTATTTCCGCCCGCACGACGTCGAGCTCATCGACGGTTCGAGCGGCTGCCTCGCCGGCCGCGTGACGGCGAGCCGCCGCGTGGCGGGCACCCGCCATCTGGAATTGGAAATAGGTAAGGAACGATCTTCGGTTGAAATCGAGTTGTCGCCCGAGCGTGCGTCCTCGGCTGACCGCACCCGCATCGCGTTCCGGCCGACCAAGTGGAAGCTGTTTCGGGGGGAATGA
- the ssuD gene encoding FMNH2-dependent alkanesulfonate monooxygenase, which translates to MTKTDNPLDFLWFIPSSGDGAYLGSDDLSRPSDPGYFREIATAVDRLGYSGVLIPTGVACEESFVLAANLAAFTEKLKFLVAVRPGIASPAYYARLASTLDRVSNGRLLLNIVAGGSAQELAGDGVFLAHDERYEHADEFFQIFNQLLETGKANLDGKYIKAHNAQLGFPPVQEPRPPLYFGGSSDAAIEFSAGLVDKYLTWGETPDQVGEKIAKVRKAAADKGRKVTFGIRLHFIVRETDEEAWAAADRLISKLSDETIAAAQEGFAKNSDSVGQARMLALHGGRRDKLEVAPNLWAGIGLVRSGAGTALVGSPKTVAARLREYQDLGIDTVIASGYPHLEEAYRVSELLFPEIGLGPPRNQIRSTFGEHQVFGGGGHGGNLRVVAGS; encoded by the coding sequence ATGACCAAGACTGACAACCCGCTCGATTTCCTTTGGTTCATTCCATCCTCGGGGGACGGCGCCTATCTCGGATCCGATGACCTGAGCCGACCCTCCGATCCGGGCTATTTTCGTGAGATCGCGACGGCTGTGGACCGCCTCGGCTATTCCGGCGTGCTCATCCCGACCGGCGTCGCCTGCGAGGAATCCTTCGTTCTTGCGGCCAATCTCGCGGCCTTCACGGAAAAGCTGAAGTTCCTGGTTGCCGTTCGCCCCGGAATCGCCTCGCCTGCCTACTATGCTCGGCTCGCCTCGACGCTCGACCGAGTTTCGAACGGGCGTCTTCTGCTCAACATCGTCGCGGGTGGAAGCGCCCAGGAACTCGCGGGCGACGGTGTCTTCCTGGCACATGACGAGCGCTACGAGCATGCGGACGAGTTCTTCCAGATCTTCAATCAGCTCCTCGAGACCGGCAAGGCCAACCTGGATGGCAAATACATCAAGGCGCATAACGCGCAACTCGGTTTCCCGCCGGTTCAGGAGCCGCGCCCGCCGCTCTATTTCGGCGGATCGTCGGATGCGGCGATCGAGTTTTCGGCAGGGCTAGTAGACAAGTACCTGACCTGGGGCGAGACGCCCGATCAGGTCGGCGAGAAAATCGCCAAGGTACGCAAGGCCGCGGCCGACAAAGGCCGTAAGGTCACCTTCGGTATCCGCCTGCACTTCATCGTGCGCGAGACCGACGAGGAGGCCTGGGCCGCCGCCGACCGGCTGATTTCCAAGCTCTCTGACGAGACGATCGCCGCCGCGCAAGAGGGATTTGCGAAGAATTCCGATTCCGTCGGACAGGCGCGCATGCTGGCTCTTCACGGCGGCCGGCGCGACAAGCTCGAGGTGGCGCCGAATCTCTGGGCCGGCATCGGGCTCGTTCGTTCAGGTGCGGGGACCGCGCTCGTCGGTTCGCCGAAGACGGTCGCCGCGCGTCTGAGGGAGTATCAGGATCTCGGAATCGATACGGTCATCGCCTCCGGCTACCCGCATCTTGAGGAAGCCTATCGCGTTTCTGAATTGCTCTTCCCGGAGATCGGCCTCGGCCCCCCGCGCAACCAGATCCGTTCGACCTTTGGCGAGCACCAGGTATTCGGCGGCGGCGGTCACGGCGGCAATCTGAGGGTTGTGGCGGGTTCTTAA
- a CDS encoding shikimate kinase — protein MLIGMMGSGKTSVGRPLAARLGLNFVDADAEIEAAHRMTIPEIFAQHGETYFRDDERRMLARLLAKGPKVVATGGGAFMNAETRARVAEKSVSIWLKADFDVLIRRVRRRANRPLLQTPDPEGALRKLIDDRYPTYALADVTVVSDNGPHGMVAMKTMQALMSYLNVHPVP, from the coding sequence GTGCTCATCGGCATGATGGGCTCGGGCAAGACGTCGGTCGGCCGGCCTCTCGCGGCGCGGCTCGGGCTCAATTTTGTCGACGCCGATGCCGAAATCGAAGCGGCGCACCGGATGACGATCCCGGAAATCTTTGCCCAGCACGGCGAGACCTATTTTCGCGACGACGAGCGGCGGATGCTCGCGCGGCTCCTGGCCAAAGGGCCGAAAGTGGTGGCGACCGGCGGCGGCGCTTTCATGAATGCCGAGACCCGCGCGCGGGTCGCGGAGAAGTCGGTGTCGATCTGGCTGAAGGCCGATTTCGACGTATTGATCCGCCGCGTGCGCCGGCGCGCCAACCGGCCGCTGCTGCAAACGCCCGATCCCGAAGGCGCCCTGCGCAAATTGATAGATGATCGTTACCCAACTTATGCTTTGGCCGACGTGACGGTGGTGTCCGACAACGGCCCGCACGGAATGGTCGCGATGAAAACGATGCAGGCTTTGATGTCCTATTTGAACGTTCACCCCGTGCCGTAG
- a CDS encoding SfnB family sulfur acquisition oxidoreductase produces the protein MSENDRKLHREAALTAGRAAPHMPPRRTKAHRIKDDSEALAVARELAHEFAPGAAARDRERRLPIAEIERFSQSGLWAITVPKAYGGAGVSAVTLAEVTAIISAADSSIGQIPQNHFYMVEALRLAGSEEQKRHFFARILDGDRLGNAFTEIGTKTPVDFKTRVEKRDGKLILNGQKFYSTGSLFAHIIAAVAKDDNGRVNIAFIDRATPGLDLVDDWSSFGQRSTGSGTVTFDDVEVKVFQVVDHDVVFEQPTPMGPFAQIIHSAVQVGLARGALSETISYVRAHARPFFELSIEHGYEDPHTVHAVGDVSIRVHAADALLFRAGRLLDIAMETPTEDTVAAASIAVAEVKALGTEVAQLAATKLIELGGARSTLESYGLDRFWRNARTHSLHDPVRWKYHHIGNYYLNGLLPPRHGAI, from the coding sequence ATGAGCGAGAACGACCGCAAACTGCATCGGGAGGCCGCGCTTACGGCCGGCCGCGCTGCGCCGCACATGCCGCCCCGCCGGACCAAAGCCCACCGAATTAAGGATGACTCCGAAGCGCTCGCAGTGGCTCGTGAGCTCGCCCACGAGTTCGCCCCTGGCGCTGCCGCGCGCGACCGTGAGCGGCGCCTGCCGATTGCGGAAATCGAGCGCTTCTCGCAATCGGGCCTCTGGGCGATAACCGTGCCGAAGGCCTATGGCGGCGCCGGAGTTTCGGCGGTGACGCTTGCCGAAGTCACGGCGATCATCTCGGCCGCGGACTCGAGCATAGGCCAGATCCCCCAGAACCATTTCTACATGGTCGAGGCACTGAGGCTCGCTGGCAGCGAGGAACAGAAGAGGCACTTCTTCGCGCGTATCCTCGATGGGGATCGTCTTGGAAACGCATTCACCGAGATCGGCACGAAGACGCCGGTCGATTTCAAGACGAGGGTTGAAAAGCGCGACGGCAAGCTCATCCTGAACGGCCAGAAGTTCTACTCGACCGGCTCACTCTTCGCCCACATCATCGCCGCCGTGGCGAAAGACGACAACGGACGGGTGAATATCGCCTTCATAGATCGGGCGACGCCCGGTCTCGATCTCGTTGACGACTGGAGCTCGTTCGGCCAGCGCTCGACCGGCAGCGGCACGGTCACCTTCGACGACGTTGAGGTCAAGGTCTTTCAGGTTGTCGACCATGACGTGGTTTTCGAACAGCCGACGCCGATGGGACCATTCGCGCAGATCATTCACTCCGCAGTACAGGTCGGGCTGGCGCGCGGTGCGTTGTCGGAAACCATCTCCTATGTGCGCGCTCACGCTCGGCCTTTTTTCGAGCTCTCGATCGAGCATGGATACGAGGATCCGCACACGGTCCATGCCGTGGGCGATGTTTCCATCCGCGTGCATGCGGCCGATGCCCTGCTTTTCCGCGCCGGTCGGCTCCTCGACATCGCAATGGAAACTCCCACGGAAGACACGGTCGCTGCGGCATCGATCGCCGTAGCGGAGGTCAAGGCGCTTGGAACGGAGGTCGCCCAACTCGCAGCGACAAAGCTGATCGAACTCGGCGGCGCGCGCTCGACGCTTGAGAGCTACGGCCTCGATCGGTTCTGGCGCAATGCCCGCACCCATTCGCTGCATGATCCGGTGCGATGGAAGTATCATCATATCGGCAACTATTACCTGAATGGGCTTTTACCACCGCGGCACGGGGCCATTTAA